The following proteins are co-located in the Streptomyces sp. NBC_00435 genome:
- a CDS encoding helicase C-terminal domain-containing protein, with protein sequence MGTGRLTGRRDQEATTVPDPSTAGSVPRSLAEALRARDDQGLAALLRARPDLLSPVPGDVTQLATRAGTRASVVRALDHLDRFALQSAEALAVAPEPCPYAVLESLLSGDTGTTSGADNGARAELPRALATLREQALVWGDDERLRLVRTARELLAPSASRPSPTGLGPTVAEATSGMSPTRIQEIVAAVGLPATHDPVSAVGALTGLFTDPVRMSALLDEAPAEAHQVLGRLVWGPPYGEVTPNPTPPVRWLRDRGLLLPASARTVLLPREVALYLRGGLAHRVTEPLAPEVPAHREHRPQLVDANAAGQALAALSTVEELVKSWEHTGPAVLRAGGLSVRDLKRTAATLDTNEPSAAFWIELSYAAGLLASDGEADERYAPTPAFDGWCELPPAERWSVLAAAWLTATRTAGLVGEQDAKGRTLSALGPDLDRSAAPEVRRRILRLLAGLPEGGAPDPAAVLARLAWERPVRGTSELRARLAQWTFTEAEVLGVTGRGALAAPGRALLEGGDPAPLLAPLLPEPVDHVLLQADLTAVAPGPLRRPLAEVLAVLADVESKGGATVYRFTPGSVRRALDAGHTAVDLQAFLTEHSRTPVPQPLSYLIDDVARRHGHLRVGAASSYVRCDDDGMLNEILADKRSVGLGLRRLAPTVLAAQAEPNVLLDGLRAMGYAPAAESRTGDVLVARADAHRTPARSAPVPVPDGPPVPDATLLGAAVRAIRAGDLAATAVRKEPSTPSCGLPGELPRTSAAETLATVQAAALTGSAVWIGYVNAEGAASQRVIAPVRVEGGFVTGYDHTADEVKTFALHRITGVAELAEDQV encoded by the coding sequence ATGGGGACCGGCCGACTGACCGGCCGACGCGACCAGGAGGCGACGACCGTGCCTGACCCGAGCACCGCGGGAAGCGTTCCGCGCTCCCTCGCCGAAGCGCTGCGCGCCCGCGACGACCAGGGGCTCGCCGCTCTGCTGCGCGCCCGCCCGGACCTGCTGAGCCCGGTCCCCGGGGATGTGACGCAGCTGGCGACGCGGGCCGGGACCCGGGCCTCGGTGGTGCGCGCGCTGGACCACCTCGACCGGTTCGCGCTGCAGAGCGCCGAAGCCCTCGCGGTGGCCCCGGAGCCCTGCCCGTACGCCGTACTGGAGTCGCTGCTCAGCGGCGACACCGGCACCACCTCCGGCGCGGACAACGGGGCCCGCGCCGAACTCCCCCGGGCGCTGGCGACCCTGCGCGAGCAGGCCCTCGTATGGGGCGACGACGAGCGGCTGCGCCTGGTGCGCACCGCCCGCGAACTGCTCGCGCCCTCCGCGTCCCGGCCCTCCCCCACCGGTCTCGGCCCGACCGTCGCCGAGGCCACCTCCGGCATGTCGCCGACCCGGATCCAGGAGATCGTGGCGGCCGTCGGGCTGCCCGCGACGCACGACCCGGTCTCCGCGGTGGGCGCGCTGACGGGCCTGTTCACCGACCCGGTCCGGATGTCGGCGCTGCTCGACGAGGCCCCGGCGGAGGCGCACCAGGTGCTGGGCCGGCTCGTGTGGGGGCCGCCGTACGGGGAGGTGACGCCGAATCCGACGCCTCCGGTGCGCTGGCTGCGCGACCGGGGTCTGCTGCTGCCCGCGTCGGCGCGGACGGTACTGCTGCCCCGCGAGGTGGCGCTGTACCTGCGCGGCGGGCTGGCGCACCGGGTGACGGAGCCGCTGGCCCCGGAGGTGCCCGCGCACCGCGAGCACCGTCCACAGCTTGTGGACGCGAACGCGGCCGGCCAGGCGCTGGCCGCGCTGTCGACGGTCGAGGAGCTGGTGAAGTCCTGGGAACACACCGGCCCGGCCGTGCTCCGGGCGGGCGGGCTCTCCGTGCGCGACCTCAAGCGCACCGCGGCCACCCTGGACACCAACGAGCCCTCGGCGGCGTTCTGGATCGAACTGTCCTACGCGGCGGGCCTGCTGGCCAGCGACGGCGAGGCCGACGAGCGGTACGCGCCGACCCCCGCCTTCGACGGCTGGTGCGAACTGCCGCCCGCCGAGCGCTGGTCGGTGCTGGCGGCGGCCTGGCTGACCGCCACCCGGACCGCGGGCCTGGTCGGCGAACAGGACGCGAAGGGCCGTACGCTCTCGGCGCTCGGACCCGACCTGGACCGTTCCGCCGCCCCCGAGGTGCGCCGCCGCATCCTGCGCCTGCTCGCCGGCCTTCCCGAGGGCGGCGCCCCGGACCCGGCCGCGGTCCTCGCCCGCCTCGCCTGGGAGCGCCCGGTGCGCGGTACGAGCGAACTGCGCGCCCGCCTCGCGCAGTGGACCTTCACCGAGGCGGAGGTCCTCGGAGTCACCGGCCGGGGCGCGCTCGCCGCGCCCGGCCGCGCCCTGCTGGAGGGCGGGGACCCGGCGCCGCTGCTCGCGCCGCTGCTGCCCGAGCCCGTGGACCACGTACTGCTCCAGGCCGACCTGACGGCGGTGGCCCCCGGGCCGCTGCGCCGGCCGCTCGCCGAGGTCCTGGCCGTCCTGGCCGACGTGGAGTCCAAGGGCGGGGCCACGGTGTACCGCTTCACGCCCGGGTCGGTGCGGCGCGCCCTGGACGCCGGGCACACCGCCGTCGACCTGCAGGCCTTCCTCACCGAGCACAGCCGAACCCCAGTGCCGCAGCCGCTGTCGTACCTCATCGACGACGTGGCCCGGCGCCACGGGCACCTGCGGGTCGGGGCGGCCTCCTCGTACGTGCGCTGCGACGACGACGGCATGCTGAACGAGATCCTGGCCGACAAGCGCTCGGTGGGACTGGGCCTGCGCCGCCTCGCGCCCACGGTGCTGGCGGCGCAGGCCGAACCGAACGTGCTGCTCGACGGGTTGCGGGCCATGGGGTACGCCCCGGCCGCGGAATCCCGTACGGGGGACGTCCTGGTCGCCCGCGCCGACGCCCACCGCACCCCGGCCCGCTCGGCGCCCGTCCCGGTCCCGGACGGGCCGCCGGTGCCGGACGCGACGCTGCTGGGGGCGGCCGTACGGGCCATCCGCGCCGGGGACCTGGCGGCGACGGCGGTCCGCAAGGAGCCGTCCACCCCGTCCTGCGGCCTCCCGGGCGAACTGCCCCGCACCAGCGCGGCGGAGACCCTGGCGACGGTGCAGGCGGCCGCGCTGACCGGCTCGGCGGTGTGGATCGGCTACGTCAACGCCGAGGGCGCGGCGAGCCAGCGGGTCATCGCCCCCGTGCGGGTGGAGGGGGGCTTCGTCACCGGGTACGACCACACCGCGGACGAGGTGAAGACGTTCGCGCTGCACCGGATCACGGGGGTCGCGGAACTCGCGGAGGACCAGGTCTGA